From the genome of Candidatus Wallbacteria bacterium, one region includes:
- the hflC gene encoding protease modulator HflC translates to MNRIIIYGSLLLILAFLKGSMYIVDQREQVIVARLGEVVRQLKNPGLYFKIPFIDITYFYDKRLLDYDSSPKEVITADKKTMVIDNYAKWKIENLSLFYQSMGSEYQALLRLDDIIYSTLRERLGNYKLDEIVSPKRASIMDEVAKFANEKTLAQFGVRIVDVRIRRAELPQENEKSIFERMQAERQKQAKQYRAEGQKAATMIRAETDKQVQIILSKAKQEATSLRGTGEAQAMGIYAEAFSKDPEFYGFYRTMQAYENFFSTDDVMLFGSDSELFKYLKDLNAK, encoded by the coding sequence CAGAGAGAGCAGGTGATTGTGGCGCGGCTGGGAGAAGTGGTGCGGCAATTGAAGAACCCAGGTCTTTATTTCAAAATCCCTTTTATCGACATTACATATTTTTATGACAAACGGCTGCTGGATTATGATTCCTCCCCCAAAGAGGTGATCACCGCAGATAAGAAGACCATGGTGATCGACAATTATGCCAAGTGGAAGATCGAGAATCTCAGCCTTTTTTACCAGTCGATGGGGTCCGAATACCAGGCCCTGCTGCGACTGGACGACATCATCTATTCCACTTTGAGGGAGCGCCTTGGAAATTACAAGCTGGACGAGATCGTTTCACCCAAGCGGGCGTCTATCATGGATGAGGTAGCTAAATTCGCCAACGAAAAAACTCTGGCCCAGTTCGGTGTGAGGATCGTGGACGTGAGGATCAGACGGGCTGAACTTCCCCAGGAAAATGAAAAGTCGATTTTCGAGCGGATGCAGGCCGAGCGGCAGAAGCAGGCCAAGCAATATCGCGCTGAAGGCCAGAAGGCAGCCACCATGATCAGGGCAGAAACCGACAAGCAGGTGCAGATCATTCTGTCCAAGGCCAAGCAGGAAGCTACGAGCCTCAGGGGAACAGGTGAAGCCCAGGCCATGGGAATTTACGCTGAAGCCTTTTCCAAAGATCCGGAATTTTATGGGTTCTACCGGACCATGCAGGCTTACGAGAATTTCTTTTCCACTGATGATGTGATGCTGTTCGGCTCAGACAGCGAGCTCTTCAAGTATCTGAAAGACCTGAACGCAAAATAA